One window of the Nocardia huaxiensis genome contains the following:
- a CDS encoding serine/threonine-protein kinase, with amino-acid sequence MESEHPARAVARFSADWESTLRSAASEPPRLVHYLPDGPGLRLAVLVELLRIDLRQRRLRPGLEKRIADYRTEFPELAHSPDYPDLVCEEYLVRSRYRRIDPDTFSAEYPEVAGELQRRFADAGTTVPESPALPRGIETGRRLDDFDLLTDLGGTEGSRMFLARQRSMQRLVAVRVEADAGGDSATVAQLDHPYIVRVFDQRTIEAGDGAPLRLLSMQFVPGGTLQEVLHRVRATPADRRSGRLLLDAVDAAMEEKGEIRPTDSSVRAEIAGLSWPETVAWLGRRLAEALEYADGHGMVHQDVKPANVLLTAEAMPKLADFGIGLRRYRQWAGPEAESSRAYASPEQLELWDPDSTRAVADLDARSDIYSLGVVLWELLTGALPFDESADGGGERPDLDAMLARRRAGVGARARDRVPPDCPASLLRVLLTCLEFDRNRRWDSAARLTEQFELCMDEHARALVDPPPRSLRVRLRRWSVPLVAAAVLIPNVAASVYNIHHNRILIVSRLPESAMRGFETMITVVNSVLFPLGAALLLYLCRYPIRVFLGLLKGREYDAATIRRARADTLRMGDRVVQVVLPLWVLSGISVPIVLNALSGELPATKFVHFVVSQTVCGAIAVVYPFFLVTFYLLRCLYPMFLRHGEISHTDAVWLRRLGRRGAGYLAVAACIPLLAVLGVTYLPQPDLAQVVVEVRIMVIGSLVAFLVSYGLFRAIEADVRALERVVAPEFSRVGA; translated from the coding sequence GTGGAGAGCGAACATCCGGCGCGGGCCGTGGCGCGATTCAGCGCCGACTGGGAATCCACCCTGCGCAGCGCCGCGTCCGAACCACCCCGGCTCGTGCACTATCTGCCGGACGGACCGGGCCTGCGGCTGGCCGTCCTCGTCGAGCTGCTGCGCATCGATCTCCGGCAACGGCGGTTGCGTCCCGGGCTGGAGAAGCGAATTGCCGACTACCGCACCGAGTTTCCGGAACTCGCGCACAGTCCGGACTACCCGGATCTGGTGTGCGAGGAATACCTGGTGCGCAGTCGCTACCGCCGGATCGACCCGGATACCTTCAGCGCCGAGTACCCGGAGGTCGCAGGCGAGCTCCAGCGACGCTTCGCCGACGCCGGCACGACGGTTCCGGAGTCACCCGCACTGCCCCGCGGCATCGAAACCGGCCGTCGCCTGGACGATTTCGACCTGCTCACCGATCTCGGCGGCACCGAGGGCAGCCGCATGTTCCTGGCCCGCCAGCGTTCCATGCAGCGGCTGGTCGCCGTGCGCGTGGAGGCGGACGCGGGCGGCGACTCCGCGACCGTCGCGCAGCTCGACCATCCGTACATCGTGCGCGTGTTCGACCAGCGGACGATCGAGGCCGGTGACGGTGCACCGTTGCGGCTCTTGTCCATGCAGTTCGTTCCCGGCGGCACCCTGCAGGAGGTGCTGCACCGGGTGCGCGCGACGCCCGCCGACCGGCGCAGCGGCCGGCTGCTGCTGGACGCGGTGGACGCGGCCATGGAGGAGAAGGGCGAGATCCGGCCCACCGACTCCAGCGTGCGGGCCGAGATCGCCGGGCTGAGCTGGCCGGAAACCGTTGCGTGGCTGGGCCGTCGGCTCGCCGAGGCGCTCGAATACGCCGACGGGCACGGGATGGTGCACCAGGATGTGAAACCGGCCAATGTGCTGCTCACCGCCGAGGCGATGCCGAAACTGGCCGACTTCGGCATCGGGCTGCGCCGTTACCGGCAGTGGGCCGGTCCGGAAGCGGAGAGCTCGCGCGCGTACGCCTCGCCGGAACAGCTCGAACTGTGGGATCCGGACAGCACCCGTGCCGTCGCCGATCTGGATGCCCGCTCCGACATCTACTCGCTGGGTGTGGTGCTGTGGGAATTGCTCACCGGCGCACTGCCTTTCGACGAGTCCGCCGATGGCGGCGGGGAGCGCCCGGACCTCGACGCCATGCTCGCGCGCCGCCGCGCGGGAGTCGGGGCGCGCGCCCGCGACCGGGTGCCGCCCGACTGCCCCGCCTCACTGTTGCGTGTGCTGCTGACCTGCCTGGAATTCGATCGAAATCGCCGCTGGGACAGCGCTGCCCGGCTCACCGAGCAATTCGAGCTGTGCATGGACGAGCACGCGCGCGCCCTGGTGGATCCGCCGCCCCGCAGTCTGCGGGTGCGGCTGCGGCGCTGGAGTGTGCCATTGGTGGCGGCGGCCGTTCTCATCCCCAATGTGGCGGCATCCGTCTACAACATTCACCACAATCGAATACTCATCGTCAGCAGGCTCCCGGAATCGGCGATGCGCGGGTTCGAAACCATGATCACGGTGGTGAATTCGGTGCTGTTCCCGCTCGGCGCGGCACTGCTGCTGTATTTGTGTCGCTACCCGATTCGCGTATTCCTGGGCCTGTTGAAAGGACGGGAATACGATGCGGCGACGATTCGGCGGGCCCGTGCAGACACCCTGCGGATGGGTGATCGGGTGGTTCAGGTGGTGCTGCCACTGTGGGTGCTGTCCGGAATCAGCGTGCCGATAGTGCTGAATGCCCTCTCCGGTGAGCTGCCCGCGACGAAGTTCGTGCACTTCGTCGTCTCGCAGACGGTGTGTGGCGCGATCGCGGTGGTCTATCCGTTCTTCCTGGTCACGTTCTATCTGCTGCGCTGCCTGTATCCGATGTTCCTGCGGCACGGCGAGATCAGCCACACCGACGCGGTGTGGCTGCGCCGACTGGGGCGGCGCGGCGCCGGGTACCTGGCGGTGGCGGCGTGTATTCCGCTGCTCGCGGTGCTGGGTGTGACCTATCTGCCGCAGCCCGATCTGGCGCAGGTGGTGGTCGAGGTCCGGATCATGGTTATCGGCAGCCTTGTCGCATTTCTGGTGTCGTATGGACTTTTTCGTGCGATCGAGGCCGACGTGCGCGCGCTGGAACGGGTGGTGGCGCCGGAATTCAGTAGGGTTGGTGCGTGA
- a CDS encoding nucleoside/nucleotide kinase family protein produces MTRGCVEISLAELAARIRRHAYGQSGRFVLGVAGPPGAGKSTLARGIRDELNIAAGRAVAEVAPMDGFHLTNAQLRETGDLARKGEPDTFDAAGYVESLRALRETPLGAPFDWPTYSRELHEPVPGGAVFDGKRFVVTEGNYLLLDEGKWADVRPLLDEAWYLDVPRVIIEKRLLRRHIRGGRTAGDARAKVEHSDMLNARLVEHTRARADLILRKYGRGYRID; encoded by the coding sequence GTGACTCGCGGCTGTGTCGAAATCTCCTTGGCGGAATTGGCGGCGCGTATTCGGCGGCATGCGTACGGACAGTCTGGTCGGTTCGTTCTGGGGGTGGCGGGACCGCCGGGAGCCGGGAAATCCACACTCGCCCGGGGAATTCGGGACGAACTGAATATCGCCGCCGGCCGCGCCGTCGCCGAGGTCGCGCCCATGGACGGATTCCACCTCACCAATGCGCAATTGCGGGAAACGGGCGACCTGGCGCGCAAAGGCGAACCCGACACCTTCGACGCCGCCGGATATGTGGAATCGCTGCGGGCCCTGCGCGAAACGCCCCTGGGCGCACCCTTCGACTGGCCCACGTACTCCCGCGAACTGCACGAGCCCGTGCCCGGCGGCGCGGTGTTCGACGGCAAGCGGTTCGTCGTCACCGAAGGCAACTACCTACTGCTCGACGAGGGCAAATGGGCGGACGTACGGCCCCTGCTCGACGAAGCCTGGTACCTGGACGTGCCCCGGGTGATCATCGAGAAACGCTTGCTGCGCAGGCATATTCGCGGCGGCCGCACGGCGGGCGACGCGCGCGCGAAGGTCGAGCACAGCGATATGCTCAATGCCCGGCTGGTGGAACACACCCGGGCGCGAGCGGATCTGATACTGCGCAAATACGGCCGCGGCTACCGGATCGATTGA
- a CDS encoding PfkB family carbohydrate kinase: MGMVVAMLTGGLFVGLSTVDIAYAVGAYPAEDTKTQADDMFLGAGGPAANAAVTYAYLSGLETTLVTALGTHPLATTAHADLRKNGVTVRDMARGSVHRPPVSSIVVAGQTGTRTIVSMDGSELDAVPDFQVRGLDDELDVMLADGHHPRLSNWAASIAECGIAPLVVDAGRWRDTYRSLLKMATTVICSESFTPPGVRPGDIDGVFDYIRKQGPTFAAVTRGGKPIRYMYNDVRGEIPVNSDGVVDTLGAGDILHGAYCHFHKFEHFPTALWRASEVATESCRYRGTREWMRHWPAPTGAEQPDPRYRNY; this comes from the coding sequence ATGGGTATGGTCGTCGCCATGCTGACCGGTGGGCTCTTCGTCGGGTTGTCCACAGTGGATATCGCGTATGCCGTCGGCGCGTATCCGGCCGAGGACACCAAAACGCAGGCCGATGACATGTTCCTGGGCGCGGGCGGCCCCGCCGCGAATGCCGCCGTGACGTACGCGTACCTGTCCGGCCTGGAGACGACGCTGGTCACCGCGCTGGGAACGCATCCGCTCGCCACCACCGCGCACGCGGATCTGCGCAAAAACGGTGTGACAGTGCGGGATATGGCGCGCGGCAGCGTGCACCGGCCGCCGGTGTCCTCGATCGTGGTGGCCGGGCAGACCGGCACCCGGACCATCGTGTCCATGGACGGCTCCGAGCTCGATGCCGTCCCCGATTTCCAGGTTCGGGGTTTGGACGACGAGCTGGATGTCATGCTCGCCGACGGTCATCATCCCCGGCTCTCGAACTGGGCCGCCTCGATCGCCGAATGCGGCATCGCACCCCTCGTCGTGGACGCGGGCCGCTGGCGCGATACCTACCGCTCACTGCTGAAGATGGCCACCACGGTCATCTGCTCGGAGTCCTTCACCCCGCCCGGGGTGCGTCCCGGCGACATCGACGGCGTCTTCGACTACATCCGCAAGCAGGGCCCCACGTTCGCCGCGGTCACGCGGGGCGGCAAGCCCATCCGATACATGTACAACGATGTGCGCGGCGAGATTCCGGTGAATTCCGACGGTGTCGTGGACACGCTCGGCGCGGGCGACATCCTGCACGGCGCGTACTGCCACTTCCACAAGTTCGAGCACTTCCCCACCGCGCTGTGGCGGGCCTCGGAGGTGGCGACGGAGTCGTGCCGGTATCGCGGCACGCGGGAGTGGATGCGGCACTGGCCCGCCCCGACCGGTGCGGAGCAGCCGGACCCGCGCTACCGCAACTACTGA
- a CDS encoding TerD family protein, which translates to MELVKGANAPLAATDVLVEISAGVTVDVAALLLTADGKVRSDNDFVFYNQPHGPGVTAQPPNRIRVVPAQVPADIEKIAVTASLDGPGANWGQAGTPRVAVLDAATGAVLATFAPTGLSTETALVACEIYRRQGAWKVRAVGQGYANGLAGIATDFGISVDDAPPPQPASAYPPPAQPAPTAPAPPQATFGQPTISLDKGRVSLRKNETVSLTKQGTPPLTRVRMALGWDPAPGGPRIDLDASVIAYDTAGKKLANVYFLKQSAFRGAISHSGDNLTGRGEGDDEIISVDLVALPPEVYALVFTVNSFSGHKFDRVARAFCRLVDDTSNAELVRFELSQGEPRTGVFLSMLTRAPAGWNMTALGDYENGATVKKMVEPGKRFVLATRF; encoded by the coding sequence ATGGAATTGGTCAAAGGCGCCAACGCGCCGCTCGCCGCCACTGATGTGCTGGTGGAGATCTCGGCCGGAGTGACGGTCGACGTGGCGGCGCTGCTGCTCACCGCCGACGGAAAAGTCCGGTCCGACAACGACTTCGTGTTCTACAACCAGCCGCACGGGCCGGGGGTGACGGCGCAGCCGCCCAATCGGATCCGCGTGGTGCCGGCGCAGGTGCCCGCGGATATCGAAAAGATCGCGGTCACAGCCAGTCTCGACGGTCCCGGGGCGAACTGGGGGCAGGCGGGCACACCGCGCGTCGCCGTCCTGGACGCGGCCACCGGAGCGGTCCTGGCCACCTTCGCCCCCACCGGCTTGAGCACCGAAACCGCCTTGGTCGCCTGCGAGATCTACCGCAGGCAAGGCGCGTGGAAGGTCCGCGCCGTCGGCCAGGGCTACGCCAACGGATTGGCGGGCATCGCCACCGATTTCGGCATCAGCGTCGACGACGCCCCGCCCCCGCAGCCCGCGTCGGCGTACCCGCCCCCGGCGCAACCTGCCCCCACCGCACCGGCCCCGCCGCAGGCCACGTTCGGGCAGCCGACCATCAGCCTCGACAAGGGCCGAGTGTCGTTGCGCAAGAACGAAACCGTGTCGCTGACCAAACAGGGCACGCCGCCGCTCACCCGGGTGCGGATGGCGCTGGGCTGGGATCCGGCCCCGGGCGGCCCCCGCATCGATCTCGACGCCTCGGTGATCGCCTACGACACGGCCGGGAAGAAGCTCGCCAATGTCTACTTCCTGAAGCAGTCGGCCTTCCGCGGGGCGATCTCGCATTCGGGCGACAATCTCACCGGGCGCGGCGAGGGCGACGACGAGATCATCTCGGTCGATCTCGTGGCGCTGCCGCCGGAGGTGTATGCCCTTGTGTTCACGGTGAATTCGTTCTCCGGGCACAAATTCGACCGGGTGGCGCGAGCCTTCTGCCGATTGGTCGACGACACCTCCAATGCCGAGCTGGTGCGCTTCGAACTCTCGCAGGGCGAACCCCGCACCGGCGTCTTCCTGAGCATGCTCACCCGCGCCCCCGCCGGCTGGAACATGACCGCGCTGGGCGACTACGAGAACGGCGCGACCGTGAAGAAGATGGTCGAGCCCGGTAAGCGTTTCGTCCTCGCCACTCGCTTCTGA
- a CDS encoding SDR family oxidoreductase: MTDFSGVRGKVVVITGGARGIGLATATALQALGAKIAIGDIDETTVKESGAARGFELYDRLDVTDQQSFEAFLDEVERRLGPVDVLINNAGIMPTGRLVDEPDTITRRILDINVYGVILGSKLAIARMLPRGRGHVINIASLAGETHIPGLATYNASKHAVLGFTDTLREEYRGTGLRFSSVLPTLTKTELGSGVTPPKLLRPAEPEEIADAIAKLIVEPRSKVRVTTVAGVISQLVGLLPEAVGDALGRALGAQTAFLDDVDTAGRKAYESRVRGD; the protein is encoded by the coding sequence ATGACCGATTTCAGCGGGGTTCGCGGCAAGGTCGTGGTGATCACCGGTGGCGCGCGCGGCATCGGCCTGGCCACCGCCACCGCGCTGCAGGCGCTCGGCGCGAAGATCGCCATCGGCGATATCGACGAGACGACGGTGAAAGAGTCCGGCGCCGCCCGGGGTTTCGAGCTGTACGACAGGCTCGATGTCACCGATCAGCAGTCGTTCGAAGCCTTCCTCGACGAGGTGGAGCGCCGGCTCGGGCCGGTCGACGTGCTCATCAACAATGCCGGGATTATGCCCACCGGGCGGCTGGTGGACGAGCCGGACACCATCACCCGCCGCATTCTCGACATCAATGTGTACGGCGTGATCCTGGGTTCCAAGCTGGCCATCGCGCGGATGCTGCCGCGCGGGCGCGGGCACGTCATCAATATCGCCTCGCTCGCGGGTGAGACGCACATTCCGGGGCTGGCCACCTACAACGCCAGCAAGCACGCGGTGCTCGGATTCACCGACACGCTGCGCGAGGAGTACCGGGGCACCGGGCTGCGCTTCTCGTCGGTGCTGCCGACGCTCACCAAAACCGAACTGGGATCGGGTGTCACGCCGCCGAAGCTGCTGCGACCGGCCGAGCCGGAGGAGATCGCCGACGCCATTGCGAAGCTGATCGTGGAGCCTCGGTCCAAGGTGCGCGTGACCACGGTGGCGGGCGTCATCTCGCAGCTGGTGGGGCTGTTGCCGGAGGCGGTCGGGGATGCGCTGGGCCGCGCGCTCGGTGCGCAGACCGCGTTCCTCGACGATGTGGACACCGCCGGGCGCAAGGCGTACGAGTCCCGCGTGCGCGGCGACTGA
- a CDS encoding aldehyde dehydrogenase family protein, translating to MTNTEPGAARKAPARKAAPKRKTAPAEAPEAALSAPAPTEFEVRNPATGELAGTVPIDSADEVAAKVRELRLYQPEWEAIGPEGRKEWLLKLQDWLIDNTDRLADVLQSETGKARVDSLIDPAFSIDLTGYYARRAAKFLADEHPSPHSPLARVKTLTTVFRPYPVVGVITPWNFPLAMPVIDVIPALAAGAAVILKPSEVTPLSAMELARGWREIGAPPVFAVVTGAGETGAAVVNNVDYVQFTGSTPTGRRIAAACVERMIPYSLELGGKDPAIVLADADLDRAAYGIAFGGMFNAGQVCISVERVYVEAPVYEEFLKKLTAAVKEVRQGVDGREPKYDMGALANESQAQIVQKHVEQAIESGARVLTGGKRTGVGTLFEPTVLADVDHTMTCMTEETFGPTLPVMKVADEAEAVRLANDSIYGLSASVWSGDKARAERVARQLNAGAVNINDVFSNMFSFALPMGGWGLSGVGARWGGPNGVRKYCRQQAITKPLLPTQTKEMLWFPYSPAKLVFAMTAMRAAGARGLRRLGVQDVYKTITGGK from the coding sequence GTGACGAATACCGAACCCGGGGCTGCCCGGAAGGCCCCCGCCCGGAAAGCCGCGCCTAAGCGCAAAACCGCCCCGGCCGAGGCCCCGGAGGCCGCCCTGAGCGCGCCCGCGCCCACCGAGTTCGAGGTCCGCAATCCCGCGACCGGTGAACTCGCGGGCACGGTGCCCATCGATTCGGCCGACGAGGTGGCCGCGAAGGTGCGCGAACTGCGCCTGTACCAGCCGGAGTGGGAGGCCATCGGTCCCGAGGGCCGCAAGGAGTGGCTGCTCAAACTCCAGGACTGGCTGATCGACAACACCGATCGGCTCGCCGACGTGCTGCAGTCGGAAACCGGTAAGGCGCGGGTGGATTCGCTCATCGATCCGGCGTTCTCCATCGACCTCACCGGGTACTACGCCCGTCGAGCCGCGAAATTCCTTGCGGACGAACATCCTTCGCCGCACAGCCCGCTGGCCCGGGTGAAGACGCTGACGACGGTGTTCCGCCCGTACCCGGTGGTCGGTGTCATCACGCCGTGGAATTTCCCGCTGGCCATGCCGGTCATCGATGTGATCCCGGCGCTCGCCGCGGGTGCCGCCGTCATTCTGAAACCCTCTGAGGTGACACCGCTTTCGGCCATGGAGCTGGCACGGGGCTGGCGGGAGATCGGCGCGCCGCCGGTGTTCGCGGTCGTCACCGGCGCGGGCGAGACCGGCGCGGCAGTGGTGAACAATGTCGACTACGTGCAGTTCACCGGTTCCACGCCCACCGGCCGCCGCATCGCCGCCGCCTGTGTGGAGCGGATGATCCCCTACAGCCTGGAGCTCGGCGGCAAGGATCCGGCCATCGTGCTGGCCGACGCCGACCTGGATCGCGCCGCGTACGGTATCGCCTTCGGCGGCATGTTCAATGCCGGGCAGGTGTGCATCTCGGTCGAGCGCGTCTACGTGGAAGCGCCTGTCTACGAAGAGTTCCTGAAGAAGCTGACCGCCGCCGTCAAGGAAGTGCGGCAGGGCGTGGACGGCCGCGAACCCAAGTACGACATGGGCGCGCTGGCCAACGAGAGCCAGGCGCAGATCGTGCAGAAGCATGTCGAGCAGGCGATCGAGTCGGGCGCGCGGGTGCTCACCGGCGGCAAGCGCACGGGCGTGGGCACGCTGTTCGAGCCGACCGTGCTGGCCGATGTCGACCACACCATGACCTGTATGACCGAGGAGACCTTCGGCCCGACGCTGCCGGTCATGAAGGTGGCCGACGAGGCGGAAGCCGTTCGGCTGGCCAATGATTCGATCTACGGCCTGTCCGCGTCGGTGTGGAGCGGCGACAAGGCTCGCGCGGAACGCGTTGCGCGGCAATTGAATGCGGGCGCGGTGAACATCAACGACGTGTTCTCCAATATGTTCAGCTTCGCGCTGCCCATGGGCGGCTGGGGGCTGTCGGGTGTGGGTGCGCGCTGGGGCGGCCCGAACGGGGTGCGCAAGTACTGCCGTCAGCAGGCCATCACCAAGCCGCTGCTGCCCACGCAGACCAAGGAAATGCTGTGGTTCCCGTACTCGCCCGCCAAGCTGGTGTTCGCCATGACGGCCATGCGGGCCGCCGGTGCGCGCGGGCTGCGGCGACTGGGTGTGCAGGACGTGTACAAGACGATCACCGGGGGTAAGTGA
- a CDS encoding PucR family transcriptional regulator: MTTAANTTVVRQWIADFVAETLRTDSLEEVVARLDNAIVARVPELADRDMRRDLAASTRAHALEMLAGLNQEHMSYPVPEEAHAFARTIARRGHDLRVLLRIYNVGQEAVLDYMTEVINQRQLPQEVERAVLLRLFDRSIRWVGTSVEALTGTYTEERERGLRAALTRRSEIVRALLDGGELEIEEASARLGYRLSGRHLALVLWTDEDPDWAKGSAPRPDGDVADMLERVVARCATAFGDGVLTVSSGASSLWAWIAVSDDTALPPVGDWPVEAPVRLTVGIPAAGILGFRRSHREAVAARQVAERAQPNSPRVLHYPEVEVAYLAGADEAAMRALVERELGALADPGPQAARLRETLHAYLRANRSPDAAAKTLGVHKNTVRYRIQRIEELLGHSLDQRGARLEIALDCVAAYGV, encoded by the coding sequence ATGACGACTGCCGCGAATACTACGGTCGTCCGGCAGTGGATTGCCGATTTCGTCGCGGAAACCCTGCGCACCGACAGCCTCGAAGAGGTGGTGGCGCGACTCGACAATGCCATCGTCGCCCGCGTCCCCGAGCTCGCCGACCGCGATATGCGCCGCGATCTCGCGGCCAGCACCCGCGCCCACGCCCTCGAAATGCTGGCCGGGCTGAATCAGGAGCACATGAGCTACCCGGTGCCGGAGGAGGCGCACGCCTTCGCCCGCACCATCGCCCGGCGCGGCCACGATCTGCGGGTGCTGCTGCGCATCTACAACGTCGGGCAGGAGGCGGTGCTCGACTACATGACCGAGGTCATCAACCAGCGGCAGTTGCCGCAGGAGGTCGAAAGAGCCGTGCTGCTACGGCTTTTCGACCGTTCCATCCGCTGGGTCGGCACCTCCGTGGAGGCCCTCACCGGCACCTACACCGAGGAACGCGAACGCGGCCTGCGCGCCGCCCTCACCCGCCGCAGCGAGATCGTGCGCGCCCTGCTCGACGGCGGCGAACTCGAGATCGAGGAGGCGAGCGCGCGCCTCGGCTACCGCCTGAGCGGACGGCACCTCGCCCTGGTGCTCTGGACCGACGAGGACCCGGACTGGGCGAAGGGATCGGCGCCCCGGCCCGACGGCGATGTCGCCGACATGCTCGAACGCGTGGTTGCCCGCTGTGCCACGGCCTTCGGCGACGGCGTGCTCACCGTCTCCTCGGGGGCCAGCTCACTGTGGGCGTGGATCGCTGTCTCCGACGACACCGCGCTGCCGCCGGTCGGCGACTGGCCGGTGGAAGCGCCGGTCCGCCTCACCGTGGGCATCCCCGCCGCGGGCATCCTCGGCTTCCGCCGCAGCCACCGCGAGGCCGTCGCCGCCCGGCAGGTAGCCGAACGCGCGCAACCGAATTCGCCGCGCGTGCTGCACTACCCGGAAGTGGAGGTGGCCTACCTGGCCGGCGCCGACGAAGCCGCCATGCGGGCCCTCGTCGAGCGGGAACTGGGCGCCCTCGCCGACCCCGGACCCCAGGCGGCCCGCCTGCGCGAAACCCTGCACGCCTACCTGCGTGCCAATCGCAGCCCGGACGCCGCCGCGAAAACTCTGGGCGTACACAAGAACACCGTGCGCTATCGCATTCAGCGCATAGAAGAACTACTCGGTCACTCCCTCGATCAGCGCGGCGCCCGCCTGGAGATCGCCCTCGACTGCGTCGCCGCCTACGGTGTGTGA
- a CDS encoding DUF2277 domain-containing protein, giving the protein MGRNIHVLRGLNPPATEQEIFAAAQEYVRTIGGVSGLTTSTKAAVDRAVATIAAATTELLAELPQRGLPAPPEPPERRGIREVPDAS; this is encoded by the coding sequence ATGGGTAGGAACATCCATGTTCTGCGCGGGCTCAATCCGCCCGCCACGGAACAGGAAATCTTTGCGGCCGCACAGGAATACGTGCGGACGATCGGCGGAGTGTCGGGTTTGACCACATCCACCAAGGCGGCGGTGGATCGGGCGGTGGCCACCATCGCGGCGGCGACCACCGAACTGCTGGCGGAACTGCCGCAGCGCGGGCTGCCCGCGCCGCCGGAGCCGCCGGAACGACGCGGCATCCGGGAAGTGCCCGACGCGAGCTGA
- a CDS encoding DUF1266 domain-containing protein: MPARDVPTLTTFPYPELDQREDDHWSGAQVSDSELRALSLGGFYSARWDAFHDALLLGPEREHPLGDRRELAIDTLTGAWGITDGTEAMASMEQLLEGMHGPLYALVHPLVMAAINSPERDRFGERADRHRAFLRQVGSFRGMENPEALVRDYDIWSQAIKLGLTEHLVRPLPTDIQAWDLARVVAVARMAYTAGYLEADVAWDYLMRALPPAQRKYRNWRQFGDAYLAGWTYWQACEDLAELKSGGVDRRMELLRLWTRPTSPWRRISLQPEEMPEPPAGETPPGEAPAGETTAE; encoded by the coding sequence ATGCCCGCCCGCGACGTTCCGACGCTGACGACCTTCCCTTACCCGGAGCTCGACCAACGCGAGGACGACCACTGGTCCGGCGCGCAGGTTTCCGACTCGGAACTGCGCGCTCTATCGCTGGGCGGCTTCTACTCCGCGCGCTGGGACGCCTTCCACGACGCCCTGCTGCTCGGCCCCGAACGCGAACATCCGCTCGGCGACCGCCGCGAACTCGCCATCGACACCCTCACCGGCGCGTGGGGGATCACCGACGGCACCGAGGCCATGGCATCCATGGAGCAACTGCTGGAGGGCATGCACGGTCCGCTCTACGCGCTGGTGCATCCGCTCGTCATGGCCGCCATCAACTCCCCGGAACGGGATCGCTTCGGCGAGCGCGCCGACCGGCATCGCGCCTTCCTGCGGCAGGTCGGTTCCTTCCGCGGCATGGAGAACCCCGAAGCGCTGGTCCGCGATTACGACATCTGGTCGCAGGCCATCAAACTCGGGCTCACCGAACATCTGGTGCGCCCGCTGCCCACCGACATCCAGGCCTGGGATCTGGCCCGGGTGGTCGCGGTCGCCCGCATGGCCTACACGGCCGGTTACCTCGAGGCCGATGTGGCCTGGGACTACCTCATGCGCGCCCTGCCCCCGGCGCAGCGCAAATACCGCAACTGGCGGCAGTTCGGCGACGCCTACCTGGCCGGCTGGACCTACTGGCAGGCGTGCGAGGATCTGGCCGAACTCAAATCCGGCGGCGTCGACCGGCGCATGGAACTGCTGCGCCTGTGGACCCGGCCCACCAGCCCGTGGCGGCGAATTTCGTTGCAGCCGGAGGAAATGCCGGAGCCCCCGGCCGGTGAAACCCCTCCGGGGGAAGCTCCCGCGGGCGAAACCACTGCGGAGTAG